DNA sequence from the Streptomyces canus genome:
GGCGGCCGCGGCCACCATGGATGCGGTCTCGGACGGGGAGGCGAGACAGATGACCGCGTACTCGTGCGCCGGTTTCCAGTGGCGCGCCATGAGGAGCGCGACGGCCTGGGCGGCCTCGCCGTCGGGACGGCCCCTGAGTCGGGCGGCGAGATCCTCGTCGGATTCTCCGGAGGCACCGCCGGGCGGCGGGTAAGGAGGGAGCGGTGGGTGGGGGGTTGGCACTGAGCGGTTTCCTTCCCACAGACATGGGACTCACAGAAGTTCTCGTTGCCGAAAAGAAGTGCCGAACGGGGCATCCCTTTTGGGCGCGGGTGTGGGAAGCACGAATTCGCCGACGCCCCTCCACCCCGGTTCCCCACGGGACGAATGCGACCCGGCCCTTGCCCCCCACATAGGTGGTTCACCCTTGCACAAGTCACTCACGGCCAACAAGGGCACCCGAGCAACATCCGCGCCAATTGAAAGACAGCCAGAGGGAGTCGCAACTGCGTGCGCTCGCACCGGCTTTCGACATTCCACGCGCCCCGTGTGAAACACGCGCACGCGCCGGAGCGCGACGCACGCTCCCTCCGCGCGGCGACCGGTAGTCCACTGGAGGCGGCCCTCCTCGGAGGCCCCGCGCAGGACGGCGGCTCTCCCGCGCGAACCCCCGGCCGCCGACCCCCTTCCTCCCGCCCTCGGTCGGCGGCCCCGGGGGGCGGGACGGTCGCCGTCCGGCCCGGCACTCCGATCCGGAGCCGGATCGGCTGCCGGCCTCAGATCTGCCAGGAGCGCAGCCGGTCCGCCGCCCCGTACACATCGGTCTTGCCGGAGATCAGATCGCGGGCGAGATCGACGAGGGCGCCGTAGGGCGGGTCGATGCCGACGCCGCTGACGAACATGTAGGCCACGGCGGTGGCGCAGGCGAAGCGGGCGTTGGCCGACGGTAAGGGCTTGAGCAGGGCCAGGGTGTGCAGAAGGGCGGCGGCGCGCCAGGCCGGGTCGGAGTCGACGCCCAGGCGGGGCGGGTCGACGCGATGCCGGGCGACGGCCGCGACGAGGGCCGAGAAGTCGTTGATCGTGGGCTGGTCGGGCATGACCTCTTCGTGCCGCTGCAGCAGCCAGGGCACGTCGATGTGAACGACGGACGCCATCGGTCAGCCGACCCGCCCCGCGCCCCTGGCGGCCGGTTCGTCCTCCGGGAAGGCGGCGGCGAACTCGTCGGCGTGGGCGGAGAAGAACCGGCGGAACGCTTCCGCGCCTTCCTTCAGGGCCCGGTGCCGGGCGATGTCGGCCGCGGCGGCCTCCCGTACGAGGGCCTTCATCGACGTACCGCGCTCCTTGGCGATCTGCCGCAGGTCCTCTAGCTCGCGATCGCTGAACTCCACGTTGAGAGCTGGCATGCCTTCACGGTACCGCGCGGGTACTCAATCGTAAATATTCGCAGCTCAAGATAGCTTTCAAGCGGTACCGAAGGGGTGTGAGCACGGTGTCCGATTCCCGCCGGACGAGCGACGACGGACGTCCCACACTCGAAGGCGAGGCGGAAACGACATGGGCACGGCGACCGTGCGCTCCGGTCGGCGGCACGCGCTCGGGATCGTCTTCCACGACGCGTCCTGGCCACCCCGCCCCGGCCTCGATGAGGCGTGGGTCACATTCCGGCCGTCGGATGTCACATCCCGGCGCCCCGCAGGCCTCGCAGTAGTGAGCGCGCTACTGGGAGGCCATACGAGATGTCCGAGATCCCCGTTCCCGACACCGAAGAGGCGACCGGTGTCTTCGTCGAGCACCGGGAGCTGTTGTTCGGCGTCGTCTACAACATGCTGGGCAGCGTCACCGACCCCGAGGACGTGCTCCAGGA
Encoded proteins:
- a CDS encoding toxin Doc; protein product: MASVVHIDVPWLLQRHEEVMPDQPTINDFSALVAAVARHRVDPPRLGVDSDPAWRAAALLHTLALLKPLPSANARFACATAVAYMFVSGVGIDPPYGALVDLARDLISGKTDVYGAADRLRSWQI